A single genomic interval of Bacillus smithii harbors:
- the bioB gene encoding biotin synthase BioB — protein MSRWIELAESVLNGYEISDLEAMNILNCPDAELLELLQGAYRIRHHYYGNKVKLNMILNTKSGLCPENCSYCSQSVISTAPIEKYRMMDKETILKGAERARQLNAGTFCIVASGRGPSNKEVEHIAAAVEEIKERYQMKICACLGILKPEQAKRLKEAGVDRYNHNINTSERHYENITTTHTYEDRVETIETVKESGISPCSGVIVGMKETKEDVIHMARSLHILDADSIPVNFLNPIEGTPLEGVRELNPLYCLKVLCLFRYINPSKEIRIAGGREVNLRSLQPFGLYPANSIFIGDYLTTEGQETTADHQMINDLGFEIEFVQEKEQVI, from the coding sequence ATGTCTAGATGGATCGAACTGGCTGAAAGCGTTTTAAATGGTTATGAAATAAGCGATTTGGAAGCGATGAATATTTTGAATTGCCCCGATGCAGAATTGCTTGAACTGCTTCAGGGAGCCTATCGGATACGGCACCACTATTACGGCAACAAGGTAAAATTAAATATGATTTTAAATACAAAATCAGGACTCTGTCCAGAAAACTGCAGCTACTGCTCTCAATCCGTCATATCCACAGCACCGATTGAAAAATATCGGATGATGGATAAAGAAACGATTTTAAAAGGAGCAGAAAGGGCGCGGCAATTAAATGCCGGAACATTCTGCATCGTGGCGAGCGGAAGAGGACCTAGCAATAAAGAAGTGGAACACATTGCTGCCGCCGTGGAAGAAATTAAAGAGCGATATCAAATGAAAATATGTGCTTGCTTGGGGATATTGAAGCCGGAACAAGCCAAGCGGTTGAAAGAAGCGGGGGTAGACCGTTACAACCATAATATCAATACATCGGAGCGCCACTATGAAAACATCACGACAACGCATACGTACGAGGATCGCGTAGAAACCATTGAAACGGTGAAAGAAAGCGGAATTTCCCCTTGTTCGGGTGTCATAGTCGGAATGAAGGAAACGAAAGAAGATGTCATCCATATGGCCCGCAGTTTGCATATTTTAGATGCAGACTCGATACCGGTGAACTTTTTAAATCCGATAGAGGGAACGCCGCTCGAAGGAGTAAGGGAGTTGAACCCGCTCTATTGTTTAAAAGTTCTATGTTTATTCCGTTATATCAATCCGTCAAAGGAAATTCGCATCGCCGGCGGAAGAGAAGTGAACTTGCGCAGTTTGCAGCCATTTGGACTCTATCCGGCCAATTCGATTTTTATCGGAGACTATTTGACAACGGAAGGCCAGGAAACAACCGCAGACCATCAAATGATTAACGATTTAGGTTTTGAAATCGAATTCGTGCAAGAAAAAGAACAGGTGATTTAA
- a CDS encoding SPFH domain-containing protein, with protein MKEKNAWHMNGFIGILLIIALLAVAFLAMSRDHFFRSILLVIIAILIGSGLTIVQPNQANVVVFFGRYVGTIRKSGIALTVPFTNKKKVSLRVRNFNSKKLKVNDVEGNPIEIASVIVFKVIDSAKATFDVDDYEEFVEIQSEAAIRHVATKYPYDTLDDHHITLRGNADIVSKELADELQERLNVAGVQVIEARLTHLAYSTEIASAMLQRQQAAAVLSARKMIVEGAVSMAQMAVEQLSNDGTIELDEKRKVNMVNNLMIAIISDRGAQPVINTGSLY; from the coding sequence TTGAAAGAGAAAAATGCATGGCACATGAACGGATTTATCGGAATTTTGTTAATTATCGCTCTGTTGGCTGTGGCTTTTTTAGCCATGTCTCGAGATCATTTTTTTCGTTCTATTTTGTTGGTGATCATTGCCATACTGATCGGGAGCGGTCTGACTATTGTACAGCCTAACCAAGCCAATGTTGTCGTTTTTTTCGGGCGTTATGTAGGAACCATTCGAAAAAGCGGTATAGCTTTAACTGTTCCCTTTACGAATAAGAAAAAAGTGTCTCTTCGCGTGCGAAATTTTAACAGCAAAAAACTGAAAGTAAATGATGTGGAAGGAAATCCGATTGAAATTGCTTCCGTCATCGTCTTTAAAGTCATTGATTCAGCGAAAGCAACTTTTGATGTAGATGATTATGAAGAATTCGTAGAAATCCAAAGCGAGGCTGCCATTCGCCACGTCGCAACAAAGTATCCTTATGATACGTTGGATGACCACCATATTACATTAAGAGGCAATGCGGATATTGTTTCCAAAGAATTGGCCGATGAATTGCAAGAACGGTTAAACGTTGCGGGAGTTCAAGTAATCGAAGCGAGGCTGACCCATTTGGCTTATTCGACAGAAATTGCGAGCGCCATGCTTCAGCGTCAACAGGCCGCCGCCGTTCTATCTGCCAGAAAAATGATTGTAGAAGGTGCTGTCAGCATGGCTCAAATGGCCGTCGAACAGCTTTCGAACGATGGAACGATTGAACTGGATGAGAAAAGAAAAGTGAACATGGTGAATAATTTAATGATTGCGATCATATCTGACCGTGGCGCTCAGCCGGTCATTAATACCGGCAGCTTGTACTAA
- a CDS encoding long-chain-fatty-acid--CoA ligase codes for MHVPLVLTDFLDRAAELYADKIGMINDDRYITYRQLKERVNQLSHGLYSLGIRKGDRVAYLAPNTLEMLEGFYGIFQIGAIMVPLNIRLKPEDYLFMLNHSESKVLFVDQGLYHLIQPVKDRLATVEHIIVHYKDSDNEELDYDRWLGMFPTSEVERPEIHEEDVCSLLYTSGTTGNPKGVMLTHRNNYLHALWSMHHLRVSDRDTLLHVLPMFHVNGWGSPFYFTANGATQVALRKVDAKTIFDLVQKHRVTIMEMAPTVLNSLLQYNEKHHPIIEQDVRVVIAGSAPPPSFVKRVENELGWEFIQVYGMTESTPLHLVSTVRSHLSHLPLEEQWRVRAKAGYSMIGCRVKVVNEHGEEVARNGKEIGELVIRSNAVMKGYWKNEEATMETIRNGWLHTGDMGTIDEYGYIDIVDRKKDIIISGGENISSIEVEGVLYEHPAVLEAAVIAVPHEKWGETPHAFVVKKPNETVTEEELIEFSRSKLAHFKAITGVTFVEELPKTASGKIQKVLLRKNYWESKGITGRLVN; via the coding sequence ATGCACGTTCCGTTAGTACTGACAGATTTTTTAGATCGCGCTGCCGAATTATATGCAGACAAAATTGGAATGATTAACGATGATCGCTATATCACTTATCGACAATTAAAAGAAAGAGTGAATCAGTTGTCTCATGGGCTGTATTCACTGGGCATCCGCAAGGGAGACCGCGTGGCATATTTAGCGCCCAACACGTTGGAAATGCTTGAAGGTTTTTACGGAATTTTTCAGATCGGAGCCATTATGGTTCCTTTGAATATTCGTCTGAAACCGGAAGATTATTTGTTTATGCTAAATCACAGTGAATCGAAAGTACTGTTTGTCGACCAAGGTCTTTACCATTTGATCCAACCGGTGAAAGACCGCTTAGCGACTGTTGAACATATTATTGTTCATTATAAAGACAGCGACAATGAAGAATTGGATTATGACCGTTGGTTGGGCATGTTTCCAACTAGCGAAGTAGAACGACCCGAAATCCATGAAGAAGATGTATGTAGTTTATTGTATACGAGCGGGACGACCGGAAACCCAAAAGGGGTTATGTTGACGCATCGCAATAATTATCTTCATGCACTTTGGTCGATGCATCATTTGCGCGTTTCGGATCGAGACACGCTGCTTCATGTACTGCCTATGTTCCACGTTAACGGCTGGGGATCCCCTTTTTATTTCACCGCGAATGGTGCGACACAAGTAGCTTTGCGAAAAGTGGATGCAAAAACCATATTTGATTTAGTGCAAAAGCATCGTGTCACCATCATGGAAATGGCCCCAACAGTATTAAATTCCTTGCTTCAATATAATGAAAAGCATCATCCGATCATTGAACAAGATGTGCGTGTCGTCATTGCCGGATCAGCTCCTCCGCCTTCCTTTGTGAAAAGAGTAGAGAATGAATTGGGTTGGGAGTTTATCCAAGTTTACGGAATGACGGAAAGTACGCCGCTGCATTTGGTTTCCACCGTTCGTTCCCATTTGAGCCATTTACCTTTGGAAGAGCAATGGCGTGTGAGAGCCAAAGCCGGTTATTCGATGATTGGTTGTCGTGTTAAGGTTGTTAATGAACATGGGGAGGAAGTAGCACGAAACGGAAAGGAAATAGGAGAACTGGTTATTCGAAGCAACGCCGTGATGAAAGGTTATTGGAAAAATGAAGAAGCGACAATGGAGACGATCCGAAACGGTTGGCTTCATACCGGCGATATGGGGACGATTGATGAGTACGGGTATATCGACATTGTGGACAGAAAAAAAGATATTATCATTAGCGGCGGAGAAAATATTTCCTCTATTGAAGTCGAGGGCGTTCTCTACGAGCATCCGGCTGTATTAGAAGCCGCTGTCATCGCCGTGCCGCATGAAAAGTGGGGAGAAACTCCGCATGCTTTTGTAGTCAAGAAACCGAACGAAACCGTAACAGAAGAAGAATTAATCGAATTTTCCCGTTCAAAGTTAGCTCATTTTAAAGCGATTACAGGAGTAACGTTTGTGGAGGAACTGCCGAAAACGGCATCGGGAAAGATTCAAAAGGTGTTATTAAGAAAAAATTATTGGGAATCAAAAGGAATAACGGGACGATTGGTCAATTAA
- the moaA gene encoding GTP 3',8-cyclase MoaA encodes MKIPILDTLNRPLRDLRISVTDRCNFRCQYCMPAEIFGPDFAFLPKEEVLSFEEIERLAMIFSKLGVRKIRVTGGEPLMRKELPSLIQRLLKIPSIQDIGLTTNGVYLPKYAKELKEAGLKRVNVSLDALNDEIFMKMNGRGVRSKAVIKGIDAALAHGLKVKINMVVQRGMNEDEILPMAEFCRKKGLSLRFIEFMDVGNSNGWKLDQVVTKKEIYEKLKSRFQLEPVEPAYFGEVAKRYRYQGEQTEVGFITSVTESFCSSCTRARISAEGKLYTCLFASEGYDLRALLRSGAKDEEIAQKVADIWNHRTDRYSDERLANTHHPRKKIEMSYIGG; translated from the coding sequence ATGAAAATTCCAATTCTTGATACGTTGAATCGACCTTTGCGAGATTTGCGTATAAGTGTGACTGACCGCTGTAATTTCCGCTGTCAATATTGTATGCCCGCCGAAATATTTGGCCCGGATTTTGCTTTTTTGCCGAAAGAGGAAGTGCTTTCGTTTGAGGAAATAGAAAGATTGGCAATGATCTTTAGCAAATTGGGGGTCAGGAAAATCCGAGTTACAGGCGGGGAACCGCTCATGAGAAAAGAACTCCCCTCCCTCATTCAGCGATTGTTGAAAATTCCCAGCATTCAAGATATTGGTCTTACAACAAATGGAGTATATTTGCCTAAATATGCAAAAGAATTGAAAGAAGCTGGTTTAAAACGGGTGAATGTCAGCCTTGACGCTCTGAATGATGAAATTTTTATGAAAATGAACGGCCGAGGAGTCCGTTCCAAGGCAGTCATAAAGGGGATTGACGCTGCTCTTGCCCATGGCCTTAAGGTGAAAATAAACATGGTTGTACAAAGAGGTATGAATGAAGACGAGATTTTGCCGATGGCAGAATTTTGTCGGAAAAAAGGACTTTCTCTCCGTTTTATTGAATTTATGGATGTCGGAAATTCAAATGGATGGAAATTAGATCAAGTGGTAACCAAAAAAGAAATATACGAAAAATTAAAGAGCCGTTTTCAATTAGAGCCAGTGGAACCGGCGTATTTTGGCGAAGTGGCTAAACGGTATCGTTATCAAGGTGAACAAACGGAAGTCGGTTTTATCACCTCTGTTACAGAATCTTTTTGCTCAAGCTGCACAAGAGCCAGAATTTCGGCCGAAGGAAAACTGTATACTTGCCTGTTTGCAAGTGAAGGCTACGACTTGAGAGCTCTTCTGCGAAGCGGGGCGAAGGATGAAGAAATTGCACAAAAAGTAGCAGACATTTGGAACCACCGAACAGATCGTTATTCAGATGAACGTTTGGCTAATACTCATCATCCCCGTAAAAAAATTGAAATGTCCTATATCGGTGGATAA
- the glp gene encoding gephyrin-like molybdotransferase Glp translates to MVERRSPIKVGEAVRRVMEWKQLGEIEYVDIDACDRRFLGKPLVADHDVPPFDRSPYDGFAVRCEDTADATSDSPVFLEVIDEIGAGQVSPFRVGKMEAIRIMTGAAIPEGADCVVMLELVHEEKRDGKTFIAIKRPFQKHDNISFKGEDAKKGQPLIEEGIQINPGVKALLATFGYAKVPVVKPPVVGVLATGSELLNVDEELVPGKIRNSNLYMIASQIERAGGKVKTYGQCADDVDSVLNAVKTAYKECDIVITTGGVSVGDFDYLPEIYRQMKAEVLFNKIAMRPGSVTTAAVLNGKMLFGLSGNPSACYVGFELYVRPLIRYWLHSSKPYLRQGKAFLQSEFPKANPFSRFVRSRVFYGEDGKLHVKPVGLDKSNVVTSLAWSDCLMVLPGGTRGFGSGDLVDVLFLEDNTGSESCWEESKRSSK, encoded by the coding sequence ATGGTGGAACGGAGAAGCCCGATCAAAGTTGGTGAAGCCGTTCGGAGAGTCATGGAGTGGAAGCAGCTTGGAGAAATAGAATATGTGGATATTGATGCGTGCGATCGCCGCTTTTTAGGAAAACCGTTAGTAGCGGACCACGATGTACCGCCCTTTGACCGCTCTCCTTATGATGGGTTTGCCGTCCGCTGCGAAGATACTGCAGATGCGACTAGCGACAGCCCGGTTTTTCTTGAAGTTATCGATGAAATTGGCGCCGGGCAAGTAAGTCCTTTTCGAGTTGGGAAAATGGAGGCAATCCGCATTATGACAGGAGCGGCTATTCCGGAAGGGGCGGACTGTGTCGTCATGCTTGAATTGGTTCATGAGGAAAAACGGGATGGCAAAACATTTATTGCGATCAAACGGCCGTTCCAAAAACATGATAATATTTCCTTTAAAGGAGAAGATGCCAAGAAAGGTCAGCCTTTGATAGAAGAAGGAATTCAAATTAATCCTGGTGTAAAAGCGTTGCTTGCAACTTTCGGTTATGCCAAAGTTCCCGTTGTGAAACCTCCCGTTGTCGGTGTACTTGCTACGGGATCTGAGCTATTAAATGTAGATGAAGAATTGGTGCCGGGAAAAATCCGCAATTCCAATCTGTACATGATTGCTTCGCAAATTGAAAGAGCAGGGGGAAAAGTCAAAACATACGGGCAATGCGCCGATGATGTCGATTCGGTATTAAATGCTGTCAAAACTGCGTACAAAGAATGCGATATAGTCATTACGACGGGCGGAGTTTCTGTAGGAGATTTTGACTATTTGCCGGAAATTTATCGCCAAATGAAGGCTGAAGTGCTTTTTAATAAAATCGCTATGCGTCCTGGTAGTGTGACAACGGCCGCCGTTTTGAATGGCAAAATGCTGTTTGGATTGTCCGGAAATCCTTCTGCTTGTTATGTTGGATTTGAATTGTATGTTCGCCCCCTTATACGTTACTGGCTTCATTCTTCTAAACCATACTTGCGCCAAGGAAAAGCTTTTTTACAATCAGAATTCCCGAAAGCCAATCCTTTTTCCAGGTTTGTGCGCAGCAGAGTCTTTTATGGCGAGGACGGAAAGCTGCATGTAAAACCGGTGGGATTGGATAAATCAAACGTCGTAACGTCCCTGGCGTGGTCAGACTGCTTAATGGTTCTTCCGGGAGGAACAAGAGGGTTTGGAAGCGGAGATCTTGTAGATGTTCTCTTTCTCGAAGATAACACGGGGAGTGAGTCGTGTTGGGAAGAGAGCAAAAGATCTTCCAAATAG
- the mobB gene encoding molybdopterin-guanine dinucleotide biosynthesis protein B translates to MGREQKIFQIVGYQNSGKTTWIEYLLEYASFHGKTVGVVKHHGHGGRPVIGDKGKDTERYRKKGAYAVTVEGGNTAVVTINGYYGLEDILKLYQSLPLDFILIEGYKKASFPKAVIIHREEDKNLLKLENVQAVITPFPHQFKQIPAFHVEDKKSMAEWLWNYFLF, encoded by the coding sequence TTGGGAAGAGAGCAAAAGATCTTCCAAATAGTAGGGTATCAAAATAGCGGGAAAACAACTTGGATCGAATATTTGCTTGAATATGCTTCTTTTCACGGAAAAACGGTGGGCGTAGTGAAACATCATGGACATGGTGGACGACCTGTCATCGGAGATAAAGGAAAAGATACAGAAAGGTACCGGAAAAAGGGCGCTTATGCTGTTACGGTAGAAGGCGGAAACACAGCCGTTGTCACGATCAACGGTTACTATGGCTTAGAAGACATATTGAAACTGTATCAATCGCTTCCTCTTGATTTCATTTTGATAGAAGGCTATAAAAAAGCTTCGTTTCCTAAAGCGGTTATAATTCACCGAGAAGAGGACAAGAATTTATTGAAATTGGAAAATGTACAAGCCGTCATCACGCCTTTCCCGCATCAATTTAAACAAATTCCTGCTTTTCACGTTGAGGATAAAAAATCAATGGCAGAATGGCTATGGAACTATTTCTTGTTTTAG
- a CDS encoding CidA/LrgA family protein: MKQGFIFVLQIAFLWLINEISYSIVEFFHIPIPGNVLGMVILFILLLTGIVKIHWVERGASFLNKHLAFFFIPISVGFMSYGNFFVKNGFALIIILLGSSIIGLLITGYTSQWLGKEKEGNMDEDRHYSV, translated from the coding sequence ATGAAGCAGGGATTTATTTTTGTGTTGCAAATCGCTTTTTTATGGCTTATCAATGAGATTAGCTATAGTATCGTCGAGTTTTTTCATATCCCCATTCCGGGAAACGTGCTGGGAATGGTGATTTTATTTATACTGCTTCTAACTGGAATTGTGAAAATTCATTGGGTGGAGAGGGGAGCTTCTTTTCTAAATAAGCATTTAGCGTTTTTCTTCATTCCCATTTCAGTAGGTTTCATGAGCTATGGGAATTTTTTTGTCAAAAATGGATTTGCATTGATCATTATTTTACTGGGCAGCTCCATTATCGGTCTGTTGATTACGGGGTATACAAGTCAATGGCTGGGAAAAGAGAAAGAAGGGAATATGGATGAAGATCGCCATTACAGTGTTTAG
- a CDS encoding LrgB family protein, whose translation MKIAITVFSIVVTIAAYWISRILARKYPSPLTTPVFLSTVLIIIVLTVCRMDYKDYGPAKDIMTYLLGPATVALAVPLYHNKDLLLKKWMPALAGLVLGTFSTIISAVLLAKLFDFSGTIAASVATKSVTTPVAIEEAKIIGGDPALSAIFVMVAGIFGAMFGPWLLNVTRISDPFSRGLSIGTVSHGIGTAQILSEGSLPGGVSGAAMGFASILTSAVLPWLFPLLF comes from the coding sequence ATGAAGATCGCCATTACAGTGTTTAGTATTGTCGTGACGATAGCGGCTTATTGGATTTCTCGCATTTTGGCCCGGAAATACCCATCCCCCTTGACCACACCTGTTTTTTTGAGTACAGTACTCATCATCATCGTGCTTACGGTATGTAGAATGGATTACAAAGACTATGGGCCGGCAAAGGATATTATGACTTATCTGCTTGGACCAGCGACAGTGGCGCTTGCTGTTCCGCTTTATCATAATAAAGATTTGCTGTTAAAAAAATGGATGCCTGCACTTGCCGGACTCGTCTTGGGTACCTTTTCAACCATCATTTCTGCTGTTTTGCTTGCCAAACTATTTGATTTTTCGGGAACCATTGCAGCCTCAGTAGCGACGAAATCGGTTACAACGCCGGTTGCCATAGAAGAAGCGAAGATTATAGGGGGAGATCCTGCGCTATCGGCGATTTTTGTCATGGTCGCCGGCATCTTTGGAGCGATGTTTGGACCGTGGCTATTGAATGTGACGAGGATATCAGATCCGTTTTCCAGAGGACTATCCATTGGTACGGTTTCTCACGGTATCGGCACAGCGCAAATACTGTCAGAAGGGTCGTTGCCGGGAGGAGTATCCGGGGCTGCCATGGGGTTTGCGTCCATTTTGACATCAGCCGTTCTTCCGTGGTTGTTTCCGCTCTTGTTCTGA
- a CDS encoding YuzL family protein: MSKRVKKDPSTIGLGSSQTEGQGTTERETAGGVSRSSAEKKQKKY; this comes from the coding sequence TTGAGCAAACGAGTAAAAAAAGATCCTTCCACTATTGGTTTAGGCTCTTCTCAAACGGAAGGGCAAGGAACAACGGAACGAGAAACAGCCGGCGGTGTGAGCCGCTCATCAGCAGAGAAAAAACAGAAAAAGTATTGA
- a CDS encoding acyl-CoA dehydrogenase family protein: MDFSFSEKVINLQKRLTAFMEEYIYPNEKTFEEQLNDQETRWSIPPILEELKQKAKKEGLWNLFLSDSEYGAGLTNLEYAPLCEIMGRSMIAPEIFNCNAPDTGNMEVLVRYGSEQQKEKWLKPLLNGDIRSCFSMTEPDVASSDATNISASIVRDGDEYVINGLKWWSSGAGDPRCKFAIVMGKSNPDAPKHEQQSMIIVPLDTKGVEIKRMLPVFGYDHAPHGHAEILFHDVRVPAENIIWEEGKGFAIAQGRLGPGRIHHCMRIIGAAERALDEMCKRVQEREAFGESLSKKGVIQDWIAQSRIEIEQARLLTLKAAYMMDTVGNKAAKKEIAMIKVIAPNMALKVIDRAIQAFGAKGVSNDTTLAAHWANIRTLRLADGPDEVHKQQIAKLELREHSPERERFQWQQ; this comes from the coding sequence ATGGATTTTTCGTTTTCCGAAAAAGTGATCAATCTTCAAAAGCGGTTGACAGCCTTTATGGAAGAATACATTTATCCGAATGAAAAAACATTCGAGGAACAGTTGAACGATCAAGAAACTCGCTGGTCCATTCCACCCATTTTAGAAGAGCTGAAGCAGAAGGCAAAGAAAGAAGGATTATGGAATTTGTTTTTGTCTGACAGCGAATATGGCGCCGGATTGACCAATTTGGAATATGCCCCGCTCTGCGAAATTATGGGAAGAAGCATGATCGCTCCGGAAATATTTAACTGCAATGCACCTGATACCGGGAATATGGAAGTTCTCGTCCGTTATGGAAGCGAGCAGCAAAAAGAAAAGTGGCTGAAACCTCTTCTGAACGGCGACATTCGTTCTTGTTTTTCGATGACGGAACCGGATGTTGCGAGCAGCGACGCCACCAATATTTCGGCCAGCATCGTGCGGGATGGAGACGAATATGTGATAAACGGTTTGAAATGGTGGTCTTCCGGAGCAGGGGATCCGCGTTGCAAATTTGCCATCGTCATGGGCAAATCGAACCCCGATGCTCCAAAACACGAACAGCAATCCATGATTATCGTTCCTCTTGATACAAAGGGTGTGGAGATTAAACGCATGCTCCCCGTTTTTGGATATGATCACGCTCCACATGGGCATGCGGAAATTCTTTTTCACGACGTGAGGGTACCGGCGGAAAATATCATTTGGGAAGAAGGCAAAGGATTCGCCATCGCCCAAGGTAGGTTGGGACCTGGACGAATTCATCATTGCATGAGAATTATTGGCGCTGCAGAAAGAGCGCTGGACGAAATGTGTAAGCGCGTACAAGAAAGGGAGGCTTTTGGCGAATCTTTATCGAAGAAAGGAGTGATCCAAGATTGGATTGCTCAATCGCGGATCGAAATTGAACAGGCAAGGCTGTTGACTTTAAAAGCGGCCTATATGATGGATACGGTCGGCAATAAAGCGGCCAAAAAAGAGATTGCGATGATTAAAGTGATTGCTCCGAATATGGCCTTAAAAGTAATAGACCGCGCCATACAAGCATTCGGTGCGAAAGGCGTCAGCAATGATACGACTCTTGCCGCTCATTGGGCCAATATAAGAACACTAAGACTAGCTGATGGTCCGGATGAAGTTCATAAACAGCAAATTGCGAAGCTGGAATTGCGTGAGCATTCACCGGAAAGGGAGAGATTTCAATGGCAACAGTAA
- a CDS encoding SDR family oxidoreductase, translating to MATVKELFDLTGKTAIITGGGRGLGEQIAEAYAESGVNVVLCSRKVENCQETAERLQSVYGIKTLALECDVTKPEDVQTVVDQTIRKLGRIDILVNNSGVSWGAPAAEMPIDAWKKVIDVNVTGTFLMSQAVGKKMIEQQSGKIINMASIAGLGGTDPDYLDAIGYNTSKGAIITFTKDLAVKWGPYHIHVNAIAPGFFPTKMSNVVIEKGKDYWLSHTPLRRFGSDDDLKGAAVFLASKASDYITGDVLFVDGGSHALT from the coding sequence ATGGCAACAGTAAAGGAACTGTTTGACTTAACCGGAAAAACGGCGATTATCACTGGAGGAGGGCGAGGATTAGGAGAGCAGATCGCAGAAGCGTACGCTGAATCAGGAGTGAACGTTGTCCTTTGTTCGCGTAAAGTAGAGAATTGTCAAGAAACAGCTGAACGTTTACAGTCCGTGTACGGGATAAAAACGTTAGCTCTGGAATGCGATGTCACAAAACCGGAGGATGTTCAGACGGTAGTGGATCAAACGATTCGCAAGTTGGGACGCATTGATATTTTAGTGAATAACAGCGGGGTTTCATGGGGGGCGCCAGCGGCGGAAATGCCGATTGATGCTTGGAAAAAAGTAATCGATGTGAATGTTACCGGCACGTTTTTAATGTCGCAAGCGGTTGGGAAAAAAATGATAGAGCAGCAGTCGGGAAAGATTATAAATATGGCTTCGATTGCCGGGCTTGGCGGAACGGATCCCGATTATTTGGATGCCATCGGCTACAATACCAGCAAAGGTGCCATCATTACTTTTACAAAAGATTTGGCGGTGAAATGGGGGCCGTATCATATTCATGTGAATGCGATTGCGCCGGGGTTCTTCCCGACGAAAATGTCGAATGTCGTTATTGAGAAAGGGAAAGATTATTGGCTGTCACATACGCCGTTAAGAAGATTCGGTAGTGACGATGATTTAAAGGGAGCGGCCGTTTTTTTGGCCTCAAAAGCTTCGGATTATATAACCGGGGATGTCCTCTTTGTGGATGGTGGGTCGCACGCTTTGACATAA